TTAGCTAAAATGATTTCAAAAATAAATATTTCCAAAGCAAAACCAATTAATGGTCAAATTGACTTAAGTACAGCTGATGTAGCAAGTGAACTCCCTGATATTTCTAAATTTCCTGTTTCTGTAGACAATACGACTGATCTTTTTGTTGAAATTTTTTCATCCACTGAAAAATCAAGTGATGGGAAAAATGGTTGGTTAAACGAAGTCGCAACTAAGTTTAATGATGCAAAATTCAATCTAGGTGGTAAGCAAGTATCTGTAAAAATTAGAAACATTGCATCTGGTACTGCAACAGACTTTATTAAATCTGGTAAATATGTTCCTGATGCTTTTACACCGTCAAATGAACTTTGGGGTCAAATGATTACAGCAAGTGGTGTACAAACAGAAACCGTCTCCTCGCGATTAGTTGGGAATGTTCCTGGTATTGTCATTTCAAGGACAAAATATAATGAGTTAATGAAAAAATATAGTAAAGTCAATCCGAAAACCGTCATCGAAGCAATGACAAAAAATGAACTCTCAATGGGGTATACCGACCCTTTTACTAGTTCAACGGGACTAAATTTTTTAGTTACGACTTTAAATTCCTTTGATTCAAATGATGTTCTTAGTGATACTGCTGTGAGAGGGTTTGAAAGCTTCCAAGCAAATGTGCCATTCACTGCTTCTACGACTCTACAAATGAGTGATGCAGCAGAATCGGGCGTTCTAGATGCATTTGTCTTAGAATATCAAACATTTGTTAATTTACCTAATTTAAAAAATAGTTACGAATTTATACCATTTGGAGTGCGACACGACAGTCCACTTTATGCTTTAGGGAATTTACGAAAAGAGAAAATGGATATTTTGAAAAAATTTGCAGAATTTACTGGTCAACCTAATCTTCAAGCACTTGCGAAACAAGATGGGTTTAATGGGTTGAATAGTTACAAATCACAGCTTAAAACGATTGATGGGGATACTTTAAGTGCTGCACAAAAACTTTGGAAAGGAAAGAAAAATACTTCAAATCCAATTGCTGCGGTTTTTGTAGCAGATGTTTCAGGTAGTATGGATGGTAAACCATTAAATGAGCTAAAAGAATCACTCCTTAAAGGGCAAAAGTATTTAGGAAGAGATAATAGCATTGGCTTAATCTCATACTCTGCCGATGTTACGATCAATCTTCCAATTGCAAAATATGATGCAAATCAACAGTCAAAATTTGTTGGTGCCGTATCTAGCCTCGATGCAAGTGGAGATACAGCAACAAACGATGGAATCCTTGTAGCAATTAATATGCTAAAAGAAGAAATGAAAAAAAATCCAAATGTAAGACCGCTCATTTTTGTCCTAACCGATGGCGAGACAAATCATGGGAATTCATTGAAGAATGTAAAAGGAATCATAAAAGCATATAAAATTCCAATTTATACGATTGGTTATAACGCTAATATTAAAGCGCTTGAAAGTATTTCAAATATTAACGAAGCTGCAAATATTAATGCTGATTCAGATGACGTAATCTATAAAATTCGTAATCTCTTTAATGTTCAACTTTAATTAGTAGGAGGATTTAAGAATGTCATTTTCTATGCAAGTTGTAAATGAAGAGGAAATCAAGGCAGTAATTGAAGAACAAGTAAAGCCTGTTCCAGAAGAATTAATGCAATTAAAAGCAACAGCGGATGCAAATGTAGCGATGATTATGGAATTAGACACTGTTTCAAAGGAAACATACGAAAAACGTAAGGAAATTCTTCAATCAATCGAATCATTTGGATTACAGACGATGAAATCTTCTTCAAATAAAAATTCTCTTCTAAAGGTTTCACTTGGCCAACTTGCTAAAAGTGGAGACGAAGGAGGGCAAGTTGCAAAAGGATTATCAGAGCTCCAAGTTCAATTAAAGGATTTAGATCCTAGTGCAATTAATTTTGCAAAATCGGGTTTTTTAGGTAAGTTATTTAATCCTATTCGTTCATATTTTCAAAGATTTGAAAAAGCAGATGTCGCAATCGCAGATATCGTAAAGTCACTTGATAAGGGGAAAAAAATTCTTGAAAATGATAACACGACATTAGAGCATGAACAATTATCACTACGTATGCTTTCAAAAACACTAGAAAAGGAAATCCAACTTGGAACATTAATGGATGAGTCAATTGAAAATCAAATTGAAAAAGCAAAAATCGAAGGGGAAGATCAAGAAAAAATTAAATTCATCTCTGAAGAAGTTCTTTATCCGTTACGACAACGAGTCATGGACCTACAGCAAATGTTAGTTGTAAATCACCAAGGAGATATGTCATATGAGGTTGTCATTCGGAATAATCGTGAATTAATTCGAGGTGTGGAACGTGCAAAAACGGTAACGATTTCTGCATTGAATACAGCTGTAACGGTAGCAAGTGCACTATATAATCAAAAAATTGTTTTACAAAAAATCACTGCTTTAAATCAAACAACAAATACAATTATTGAAGGTACTTCTAGATTATTAAAGGAGCAAGGTGTTGCAATTCAAAAGCAAGCGATGGAATCAGCCGTTTCTGTTGAAACACTTAAAACCTCGTTCACTAACGTCATATCAGCGTTTGAATCGATTAGTACATTTAAACAAGAAGCTTTGCCAAAAATGCGTCAAACAATCCTACAATTTCAAGAATTAGCTGAAGTCGGTTCACAACAGATTGAAAGACTTGAAAAAGGGAATCGGATTGGATTATAGGTGTTGGACTAAAAAAAACTAAGATTGCTTTGATCTTAGTTTTTTGCTTTTTCAATCTTATTAATAATTTGGAAGCACAATTAGGAGGAATAAGTTAACGAACTCTGCTTATTTTAATGCATAATTAAGTCAATCAAACATATCTTCAAAACTATAATATTACCATTTGACCTATGAGGAATTAAATTTAAAACCTTTAAGGGAGATATTCTCATGAAACTAATTGCATTAGACTTAGATGGTACTACACTCAACTCAAAAAAAATAATAAGTGAAGAAACCTTAAACTCGATTAAAAAAGCTCAGGTAGCAGGAAATATCGTTATGATTTTATCCGGGCGTTCACCAAGTTCAGTATATGATGAACTTTTAAAGTATGGTTTAAATTGTCCAGTTGGAGGCCATAACGGGACAGAATTATATGTAAATGGTAAATTAATTGAACTAAATTCCTTAGGGAGACCTCAAGTACAAAAAATTGCCTTAAATATTGAGAAAGAAGACTTACCGTACAATGTTTCTAATAATAAGGGAATATTTGCCCCTAGAAATTGGAATAAACGATTTGAACAACTTGTTTTATCAGGGCGTGTTCCTAAAGAATACTTCTCGAACAGACACTTCAAAATGTTTACTACACCTCCGAACGTATATGGACATTCTTATTTTAGCAAAGTTCAAGAAATAATTGATAATGAGGATTTTACAATTCAAAAGTTTCTTATTTTAACCCTTGATCCAAAACAAATGGAGAGACTTGAAAAAAAATTAAGATTCATAGATGAGATTTTTGTTACGAGTGCCTCACCTTTTAATCTTGAGGTTACTCATATAAATGGAAATAAAGGGTATGGTTTAAAAGCAATGGCATCCTATTTTAATATTCCATTAGAGAATACAGTTGCTATTGGAGATGAAAAAAATGACCTACCGATGTTTAATATAGCCGGATTATCAATAGCAATGGGAAATGCTGAAGAAGAAGTAAAGCTCTCATGTGATGTTGTTACTTTAAGTAATGATGAAAATGGTGTTGCTTATGCATTCGAAAAATATATTTTTAAAGAGTCTAATGTACTATAATAGTAAAGAAATCTAAATACATCTAAATATGCAATGTTTTCCTTGGCTAAATTAGTGTTGAATCATAATTTATCCAAGGGTGTTTTTATTTGTCTATTTTAACTTATGGATTAAAATATAGAATGGTGAGGGGGACTGAATATTGGTTAGAAGGATAAAAGATCTATTTACCATTAAGGGGTATAGTTTATTTGTCATCTGTTTGTTATTTGTAGGGATCGGACTTTCAATCACAACTCCTTATTTATCATTGTATTCTACAAAATATATAGGGATGAGCTCTGGAGCATTTGGTATCTTCATGGCAGTGATTTCATTAAGTGGTGTTTTAGTTAATACATTGATTGCTGAACGTTCTGATCGAGCAATTGACAGAAAATGGATTATTATGATTGCGATGATTTCATCGGCAATAGGTTATGCATCTTATTTACTATTTCATAACTATTATTTATTATTAGTTTTTGTTGCTTTATTTAATGGATTAGGTGCAGCGGCCATGCCACAAATTTTTGCATCCGCACAGGAGTCGGCAAATGCAAGTTTATCTAAAGACAAGACTTTAGCATTATCAACTTTACGCTCACTTGTTTCTTTAGGATTTTTAATTGGACCATTAGTAGGTACTTTAATTTTAAGAGCAAAAGGTTATCATGGACTATTTTGGAGTACATCTAGCATTTATGTCATGATTACTCTTCTAGTATTCTTCTTTTTAGAAAAGAGAAAACCAGTTCAGAACAATATTAAAAAGAAAAACAAGACAAAAGTCACAGTTGCTAAACGAAAACAACTAAGACTACCATTTATAGCTTTTATCTTATTATTTGCAGTTAGTTCGATAAATTGGATCAACACACCTCTTTTTATCGTCAATGAGTTACATGGTACTAATACAGATGTTGGATTAGTCGTTAGTATATGTGCAGGTTTAGAAATTCCAATCATGCTTGTGTTGGGAGTACTTTCTAAAAAAATCTCGAATCATGCATTGATGATCTACGGTTGCTTTATTGGTTTACTCTATTATTTTATCTTAAGCATTTCGACACATACATGGGAGTTAATCGTTGCACAATTGCTACAGGCCACATACATCGCAATCGTTATGGGTAATGGTATAAGCTATTTTAACGACCTACTACCAAATTCACCCGGCTTTTCTGCATCAATTTATGCAAATTGCTCGACAATCGGAAGTTTAGTTGGAAATTTAGGCGGAGGTCTGTTTGCACAAATAGCAGGGTATCGTAATGTTTATTTACTTTGTATATTATTTGTAATTTGTTCACTGTTTATATTATTTAAATCCAAAAACAATGTGGAAATGGAAATATCGACAGGTCATAGTCAATCTGTGTAGTTGATTGTTGATGAATGACACATAAATAACGTATGATTGATCGTTTTTATAAAGTTGATCATGCTCGAACAGGAAAAGGCACAGGACTTGTTTAGCCAATTGCTAAAAGTTTAATGGAAAAAATGAATGGTAAAATTACTGCAGAGTTTAAAGAGAATAAATTATTTATGAAATGTGAATGGTTTTAGAGGTAGTGTTAATTTTAAGTAAAGTCTAAGATGTAAAAATACTAAAATAGTTGAGAGTATAGGTTAAGTTCCCTTCTTGATTGGGACTTAACCTTTTTTTATTAAGTGGATAATTTAAGTAATTTACCTACTATTTATATATTTTTGTATAAATTTGGGAGTATAGAAAGTTATGAGAAGATTTTAAAACATTTTACAGAAGGATTACATTTTATAGATTTCAATTTAATAATAGGTAGATAAGATAATGATGTCCATGGGCAAATAAGAATTTAAAAACAGGAGTGGTAAGATGGGGAGGAGAAGGAAGTTGAAGCATTTATTTTTAATTATTATGTCAGTATTACTTATTTTAAGCAGTGTGAGCTACATACGACCAGTGTATGCATCTACTGATGGGTATAAGCTGTCAGAAGCAGAAAGTTTTATTTCTAGGTCGGGTTCAAATCTTAAAGTTGAAGCTTGTCCAGACGGTGGACAAAATGTTGGTGGAACGAATGATAACCAGTATTTGGAATACGGGAATTTTGATTTTGGAAGCGGTATTAATGGTGCTACAAATTTCAGTGCAAGAGTCGCAGTTAAGGGATCTAATGCTGGTGGAGACATTGAGATTTGGATTGACAGTCCTAATAGTACGAATGGTAAGAAAGTAGGTACCCTTTCAGTTACAGCAACTGCACCAGACAATTGGAATGTTTATCAAACTATGTCTACTGGTATTACTGAGGTTACTGGAGTACATAATGTCTATCTTGTATTAAAGGTTGCGGTTGGAAAAACATATGTTGCCAATATAAACTGGTTTCAATTTTCAAAATCGTTGAACAGTATTTCTCTAACAAAGCTACCAACGAAGACTTCCTATCGCATTGGTGAAAGCCTTGATCTTACGGGGTTAGAGGTCACAGGTACGTATATTGATGGTACAAAACGTGTAGAGGAGATTAGAGCTTCAGATGTGAGCGGAATCAATAGTTCTTCGGCAACAACTAATCAAACCTTAACGCTCACAATACGAGGTAAGAAAGTTACCTACTCAGTAAATATAAATCCATAGATTCTACAAAGTATTATCGCACCTCAATCAATCACAGGGGTAGAAAATGGCACAGCACCATCAATGGTCGCATTAGGTTTGCCTAGTAATGTAGATCTAGTTACTGATGGAGGAAATGTTAATGCACCAGTTAAATGGGATATTGACTCTTCAGGCTATAATCCAGCCTTAAAGGCAGAGCAGAGGTTTTCGATTTCAGGATTAGTAAACAAGCCTGAAGACATTACTAATCCAAATAATGTCGCACTGTCAACACAAATAAATGTTACTGTACTAGCTTCGTCAACTCCTGAAAAAGATACTAGTTATAAATTCAGTTTTATGGCAATTTCTGATACACATTCCAATGTAAAAGGTGATAGCAATGACCTTATATTAAATGAAACAATGCATGATGCGGTTAATAATAATGTGAAATCAGTTAGCGTCGTAGGTGACCTTACTGATTATGGGACAGATGCACAATACGATACTTTTATGTCAACGATGAATAAATATCCTGAATTAAATCGCAACTATGTATTTGGAAACCATGATGTAAGATGGATGAACGGATTCGAAACCGCTAAAAATAGATTTCTATCCCATACCGGAATGCCAGCTGTGTATTTTGATAAATGGATTAATGGATATCATTTTATTTATTTGGCAACCGAGACGGATGATAAGGACAGTGCTTACCTTTCGGATACGCAACTTAACTGGTTAAAAGTAAAATTGGCCGAGGGCGCTAAAAAATCTAAACCAATCTTTTTATTCGTTCACCAACCATTAGGTAATACTGTGTCAATGACAAGGCCAGAGGATGGCTATCAAAGTGATGAAGTACAGGACCAAAGATTTAAAGATATTGTAGGTGAATATCCTCAAAGCGTATTAATAACTGGACATGTTCATGATGATATTAGACTACCTGGTACTTTATATAATAAACAGTATTTTTCAATGATAAGAGATGGAGCAATAAAATATAACCCTTCTTATTCTAAAGAGCCAGGTGCTCAAGGGCTGATTTTTGATATATATGCCGATAGAGTTGTAATTAATGGAAGGGACTTTGCTAAAAAAAGTACAATTGCTACATGGACAATAAAAAATTATACGACGGATGCGCTTCAAGCGGATCAACAAGCACCAACTTCACCGTCAAATATTACTACAAAGTTAGTAACGGACAAAACGGCAATTCTATCTTGGAATGCATCAACAGATAATTTTAAGGGGAATGTAGGTGTAACTGGCTATGATATTTTTAACGCTGGGACTTTGATTGGTTCTACAACTGGTCGTACAAACTTTGAAATAACAGGACTAAAAGCTAATACAACATATCAATTTACAGTCAAAGCAAAGGATGCAGCAGGTAATTTATCAGAAGAAAGTAGTGCAATTAATGTTACAACATTAGCGTATGATCCGGCACCATACAATTTGACTTTGAACAAGACAGCTACAGCAAATGGTAGCTTAATAGGGAATGACCCTTCAAAGGCCGTTGATGGGTCTGCTAAAAATGATAGTAAGTGGTCTTCGAATACTAACGGAGACAAATGGCTAATGGTGGACCTTGGACAAGACTATGATATTAGTAGATGGATCGTGAAGCATTCTGGAGAAGGTGGAGAAAGCATATCTCTAAATACTAAAAATTATAAACTTCAGGGAAGTCTAGATGGAACTACTTGGAAGGATCTAGACACCGTTGCAGGTAATGTATCTAATAGCACAGACAGGTATTTTAATAAAACAAATGTAAGGTATGTCAGGCTTTACATTACGACACCTCAAAATTATGCTGAAACAGGTACAGCAAATATTTATGAATTTGAAGTATATGGACGAAGCATCGATGTTGATTCGCCTATGACAACCGCAACAACTAACGGGATTATTGGTGACGATGTGTGGAATATAAAGAATGTAAATGTTAATTTCAATGCTGAGGACAATCTGAATGGTACAGGTGTCAATCGTATTGAGACAAGGATAGACGAAGGCGAATGGGTATCCCAAAACCAATTAACTTTGACAGAGGAAGGCATACACAAAGTTGAATATCGTGCGATTGATAACGCAGGAAATGTAGAAGTAACAAAACAACTTATTATAAGTATTGATAAGACGGGACCAATCGTTACAGAATCTGTCCCGATCGATGGCAGTATTTTTGAAAATGATGAGGAAATTACGCCTAAGTTTACATTAGTAGACAATTTTTCAGGTGTTGATAACTCTAAAACAAAGGCAAAACTTGATACGTATGCATACAAAATTGGTTCACCGATTGCATTATATACATTGCCACTTGGTTTACATTCAATTGTAATCTATTCAGTTGACAAAGCTGGTAATATTGGTACAAAAACTATTCAATTTCAAACTATTACAACAAATGAATCTTTAAATGAATTAGTAAAGCACTTTGCTGATACCGAATGGATTGACAATGTAGGAATCGCAAATAGCCTCCACGAAAAGTTAGGAAATAACAATTTGAAAGGTTTCTTGAATGAAGTTAAGGCTCAAAGTGGTAAACACATCACAAATGAGGCTGCAGAATATTTACTTAGAGACGCTCAATATTTGTTGTCACAACAATAATTTGTACAAAAAGATAGAGTAGTAGTTTAAAGGATCCTCAATTTAATCGATTGAGGGTCTTTTTTACTTTCATATTTTATCAGTATAAATGGATTTGAAAATAAACATTTGAATAGTACTCTTTTACCCAATTCCACCTATTTTTAGGATAGAACTCAAAAATTACTATTTGTTAGTGAAAAATATCGTCCTATTTTCTTAGTCTGACATTCAAAAAAGGATATTCCGAATATAAAATTGAATACTTATATGGGCTATAAGCTTGAAAAATATTTTTAAAAAAGGATGTTCTAATTTGACTTTAAATTTAACACTTATGGATAACCAAGATTTTCAGAGATTCCTAGAAATAGCAACTGTTAATTTTGCAAATGATAAAGTGAAAAATGGAAGTTGGAAAGAAGAAACAGCTTTAGAACAATCTAAGGCAGCTTTTCAATCTTTATTACCAGATGGTGAAAATACTGAAAATAACTATTTGAAAAACATTGTTTTAAATGAAGAAACGATTGGTTATATTTGGTATTCTATTAACAAAAAACAAGAGCCAAATTATGCTTATTTATATGAAATTCTCATTTATCCAGCATATAGAGGTCAAGGATTCGGTAAAGAAACGATGAGTATGTGTATACAAGAAATTAATGAGTTAGGAGTAGATGATGTATGGCTACACGTTTTTGGTCATAATCAAGGTGCATTGAATCTCTATCAACAACTTGGATTTGAAATTACTGATTATAACTTAAAGGTTAGTTCTTCTCGCTTTAAATAAAAATAAAAGAATAAATTAATAGTTTAGAGGGAGCTGATCTTCATTCGTCATTCAGCTCCATTTTTTCAAATGTTGTACAGTAATTATTTAAATCTTTTTGAGGAGATATTGAGATAGAATTTTCAATCCAGAATCTAAATCCCCTAAAGATTGGGTAGAAGAAAGTGCAATACGTAAATACTTTTCAGAAGAAGATTGTCCACTCAGAAAACGATCAGAATGAAATACACGTACACCTAATTTTTTTAAATCTGCCTCTAAGTTTACTCCATTACTATGACTATGAATGGGGAGCCAACGGTAAAAACTAAGCGGATGACCAACCTTATTTACAGGGAAATAGGATGAATAGATATCGTTAACAGTTTCAGCTAACTGTTTCTTTTGTTGAACGATTTCATGTGCTTTTCCTGATAAGATCAGTTCAGTAATTACTTCCACATCAAGTGAAGATGTTTTTACGTTAAGATTAAAAATAGCCTTCAAAATTTTTTCGCGTAATACATCCCCAAAAACCATATAAGCAACTCTCAATCCAGAACAGATGGACTTTGATGTACCACAAATATATACGCTTTGTTCTGGCAGTAGGTTATACATAGGTTGTTTGTAATCAGAAATTACTCCCGCAGTTATAAATGCATGTATATCATCTTCGATTAAAATTAAACGATGCTTCCTTATGACAGAAGCTAGTTCAAGTTTTCGAAAGTCTGAAATCATTATAGTGGTTGGGTTACTACAAGAAGGCATTAGGAATATGCCGTGTATATTTAATTGACTACATTGCTTTTCAAGTTCATCCGGTAACATTCCAAACTGGTCGCAGGGGATAGGGATTAATTGAATGTGTAACATTTTTGCCAGCTCAATAAAATTTGAAAAGGTGTAAAAATCTGTTGCAATTCGATTACCTGGCTCAAATAAACTAGCCAAAGCAAGGACCAAAGCGTTCTGAGTACCAGACGCAATTGCTAAATTATCTTGTTTAGCTTTTATACCAAAAGCTTCCATCCAGTTTAGTGCTGCTGCTTTTTGATGTGGGATACCAGTGGGGTCATTGTAATTTAATAATTGATCTAAATAGCTTTTACTGACTACTTTCTGAATTGCTTCAGTCACAATACTATTCGTTTGTTCAAAAGAAGCTACAAAGCCAAGATCAATACTATTTGCTGTTTTATCTGTAGAAATCGTGATTGAATGTGCTGCATTCGGAGCAACAAAAGTTCCACTTCCTGTCATCGCATAGATTAAACCTTTTACTTCACATATCTTGTAGGCTCGAGTGATTGTCGTAAAGTTTAAGTCCAGAAAATCAGCCAATTCTCGCTGTGGTGGTAACTTTGTACCAGGTGCTAGAAAGCCATTAATAATATCTTGTTCTAGTTGTAGTGCAATCGAATGATAAAAAGGACGTTTTAAAGTCAATTTATCGGGTTTCCATGACATTGGATAATTTTCAAATGAATTTACTGGCATTTTTTCACCTCTACTGTTTAATTCCATACAATTATATCATTTTTGTATGGAATTCAAAAAATACAAATCTATATTTAATTGAGTAGAAAGTCAGTAAATATTCTTTAAACTGTACTTGATTTAATTTTTAGAAAATTGTAATCCATACAATTATTTCATTTTTTGTATGGATTCCGTATGTTAAATTAGAATAAATTTAACGATACAGGATGTGAAACTATGAAAAAGGGAAACAAACCTTGGATGGCATTTCGCTTTGCTTTTCCACACACGATACCCATTTTTGCAGGATTTTTATTTTTAGGGATAGCCTATGGGGTTTTTATGAACTCTTTAGGATTCAGTGCCATTTATCCGATTTTGATGGGGCTAACAATTTTTGCTGGATCGATGGAATTTATTGCAGCAAACTTATTACTGATGGGTTTTAATCCAATTAACGCACTTTTACTAACTTTAATGGTGAACGCGCGACATTTGTTTTATGGAATCTCAATGTTAGATAAATATAAAGGCACTGGAAAGAAAAAAATCTATCTAATTTTCGGTCTATGTGATGAGACTTTTTCGATAAATTATACCGCGGATATACCAGATAACGTAGATAAGAGATGGTTTATGTTTTTTGTTACATTCCTTAATCATTTGTATTGGGTAATTGGAGCATCTATTGGAGGAATTTTTGGATCACTTGTAAAATTCAATACTAAAGGGCTTGAATTCGTAATGACTGCCCTTTTTGTTGTTATATTCATTGAGCAGTGGAAAAAAGAGACAAAACATATTAGTGCTCTAACAGGGGTTGGACTTTCAACTATCTGTCTTATTATTTTTGGTGGAGATCATTTCATTATTCCTGCGATGCTTTCAATTCTCGTTACTCTTAGTGTACTTAGAAAACCTTCTAAGAAAGTCGAGGTATCAGTATGACGATGAATATAACACAGCAAATTATCACAGTATCAATGGTTGTTTTAGGTACTATGCTGACAAGATTTCTTCCATTTATCATTTTTCCACCGGGGAAAGTTACACCGAGGTATGTACAGTATTTAGGTAAAGTCCTACCGTCTGCAGTAATTGGACTATTGGTCATCTATTGTTTTAAAAATGTAAATATGCTTTCCGGCACTCACGGTTTGCCAGAGTTTATTTCAGTATTTATTGTTGCGATACTCCATTTATGGAAGAGAATGATGCTTCTTTCGATAGCGGGAGGTACATTTGTTTATATGATTCTTGTGCAATTAGTTTTTTAACGATATAGGAGTGAAATGATGACAAAGTATAGATGGAGTAATGAACAACTTAGAAATCAAGTAAATGTTCTTGATGGAGTAATTAATCCACATATCATTTTAAAAAATGCAACGTATTTAAATTCATATTTGAACCAATGGCTCCATGCGAATATATGGGTTTACCAGGATCGGATCGTTTATGTTGGAGAAGCTCTTCCGGAAAACTTGAATGAAATTGAAGTGGTAGATTGTCAAGGGCAGTACTTAGTACCAGGTTATATTGAACCTCATGCACATCCCTACCAACTCTATAATCCTCTTACTTTAGCGAAGCATGCTGGACAATTCGGTACAACAACATTAATAAACGATAATCTAAAATTATTCTTAGAATTGCCTAGTCAAGCTGCTTTTAAATTATTGAATGATTTTAAAAATATCCCATCAAGCATGTATTGGTGGTGTCGTTTCGACGCACAAACTGAATTTCCGAATAATGATGAGCTATTTAATTCAGAAGATGTTATGTCTTGGCTTGAAAATGAATTAGTATTACAAGGTGGAGAACTAACTGCGTGGCCAAAGTTGCTAAACGGTGACAACCAAATGCTTACCTGGATACAAGAGACAAAGAAATTAAATAAGAAAGTGGAAGGGCATTTTCCTGGA
This genomic interval from Gottfriedia acidiceleris contains the following:
- a CDS encoding OmpL47-type beta-barrel domain-containing protein, whose product is MVALGLPSNVDLVTDGGNVNAPVKWDIDSSGYNPALKAEQRFSISGLVNKPEDITNPNNVALSTQINVTVLASSTPEKDTSYKFSFMAISDTHSNVKGDSNDLILNETMHDAVNNNVKSVSVVGDLTDYGTDAQYDTFMSTMNKYPELNRNYVFGNHDVRWMNGFETAKNRFLSHTGMPAVYFDKWINGYHFIYLATETDDKDSAYLSDTQLNWLKVKLAEGAKKSKPIFLFVHQPLGNTVSMTRPEDGYQSDEVQDQRFKDIVGEYPQSVLITGHVHDDIRLPGTLYNKQYFSMIRDGAIKYNPSYSKEPGAQGLIFDIYADRVVINGRDFAKKSTIATWTIKNYTTDALQADQQAPTSPSNITTKLVTDKTAILSWNASTDNFKGNVGVTGYDIFNAGTLIGSTTGRTNFEITGLKANTTYQFTVKAKDAAGNLSEESSAINVTTLAYDPAPYNLTLNKTATANGSLIGNDPSKAVDGSAKNDSKWSSNTNGDKWLMVDLGQDYDISRWIVKHSGEGGESISLNTKNYKLQGSLDGTTWKDLDTVAGNVSNSTDRYFNKTNVRYVRLYITTPQNYAETGTANIYEFEVYGRSIDVDSPMTTATTNGIIGDDVWNIKNVNVNFNAEDNLNGTGVNRIETRIDEGEWVSQNQLTLTEEGIHKVEYRAIDNAGNVEVTKQLIISIDKTGPIVTESVPIDGSIFENDEEITPKFTLVDNFSGVDNSKTKAKLDTYAYKIGSPIALYTLPLGLHSIVIYSVDKAGNIGTKTIQFQTITTNESLNELVKHFADTEWIDNVGIANSLHEKLGNNNLKGFLNEVKAQSGKHITNEAAEYLLRDAQYLLSQQ
- a CDS encoding GNAT family N-acetyltransferase produces the protein MTLNLTLMDNQDFQRFLEIATVNFANDKVKNGSWKEETALEQSKAAFQSLLPDGENTENNYLKNIVLNEETIGYIWYSINKKQEPNYAYLYEILIYPAYRGQGFGKETMSMCIQEINELGVDDVWLHVFGHNQGALNLYQQLGFEITDYNLKVSSSRFK
- a CDS encoding PLP-dependent aminotransferase family protein; the protein is MPVNSFENYPMSWKPDKLTLKRPFYHSIALQLEQDIINGFLAPGTKLPPQRELADFLDLNFTTITRAYKICEVKGLIYAMTGSGTFVAPNAAHSITISTDKTANSIDLGFVASFEQTNSIVTEAIQKVVSKSYLDQLLNYNDPTGIPHQKAAALNWMEAFGIKAKQDNLAIASGTQNALVLALASLFEPGNRIATDFYTFSNFIELAKMLHIQLIPIPCDQFGMLPDELEKQCSQLNIHGIFLMPSCSNPTTIMISDFRKLELASVIRKHRLILIEDDIHAFITAGVISDYKQPMYNLLPEQSVYICGTSKSICSGLRVAYMVFGDVLREKILKAIFNLNVKTSSLDVEVITELILSGKAHEIVQQKKQLAETVNDIYSSYFPVNKVGHPLSFYRWLPIHSHSNGVNLEADLKKLGVRVFHSDRFLSGQSSSEKYLRIALSSTQSLGDLDSGLKILSQYLLKKI
- the azlC gene encoding azaleucine resistance protein AzlC, with translation MKKGNKPWMAFRFAFPHTIPIFAGFLFLGIAYGVFMNSLGFSAIYPILMGLTIFAGSMEFIAANLLLMGFNPINALLLTLMVNARHLFYGISMLDKYKGTGKKKIYLIFGLCDETFSINYTADIPDNVDKRWFMFFVTFLNHLYWVIGASIGGIFGSLVKFNTKGLEFVMTALFVVIFIEQWKKETKHISALTGVGLSTICLIIFGGDHFIIPAMLSILVTLSVLRKPSKKVEVSV
- a CDS encoding branched-chain amino acid transporter permease, whose amino-acid sequence is MTMNITQQIITVSMVVLGTMLTRFLPFIIFPPGKVTPRYVQYLGKVLPSAVIGLLVIYCFKNVNMLSGTHGLPEFISVFIVAILHLWKRMMLLSIAGGTFVYMILVQLVF